A window of Hordeum vulgare subsp. vulgare chromosome 5H, MorexV3_pseudomolecules_assembly, whole genome shotgun sequence genomic DNA:
TTCGTCGTCGGTCGttttgcagaaaagccctcgcagttttaggtaatcaacccgcagtccagtTTTAAGTCGTAACGAACCGTTTTTCTGTCATTTTGCAGGAAAGACCTCACAATTTTAGATAACTCTAAACCGCTCAACCCCGCCTTCCCTCCCCGCACCCTCCGGCTCGACCCACCCGCTCAGCGCCGCCCGTCGCCTACGCCCGCCCCGCCCGTCGCCTACGCCCGCCCCACCCCCTCCGCCCGCTCAGCCCCTCTTCCACCCGCCACCCGCCTGCTCACCCGCTCGCCCCTCCCGTCGCTCACCCCACCGACGCAGTCTTCCCGTCCCGCACGCCTCCCCTCCCCGCCATTGTGCGGCGCGGCTCCCGTCAGCCCCTCCCCGCCACCGTGCCGCGCCACCCCGCCGTCGCACCGCACCGCCTCAACACCATGTCGCACCGCCCTCGCGCGCCTCCCTGCCACCGCGCCCGTGCGCCTCCCTGCACCGCCCCACCACCATGTCGCACCGCCCCCGCATGCCTCCCTGCTCCGCCTCCCTGCCACTGCGCCAGAGTGCCTTCCCGCCTCGCCTCCCTGCCATCGCGCTCGTGCGGCGCGCCGTCCCCGCCACCGCCAGCCCTTGGCACCATAGTCATCTCCCGTCGTCGGGGAGCAGGCACCCCGCCGTCCCCGCCACCCCGGCCCTCCTCTCCCGCCGTCGGGGAGCGGGCACCCCACCACCAACACCCTCCTCTCCCGCCGCAAGCTCATTTGGTTTATGGAGTCTCAGTAAAGTTTCAACAGTAACAATCTGCAAGACAAACTTTGGTACGCTGAATCCAGAGAGCATTACAACACTGGATGTTGATGCTTCATCAGCAGAAGCACTGCTGTTTAGAGCTTTGGAAACCTGAGTATATAGGAACGATTTCCTTTCTCTCTCTGACGATAAGATAGACCCAAGGGCAACAGAACTTTCTACCAGTGTCTGTAGGACTGCAGATGGTTCAGGAAATGGGCAGACCACATAAATTACGGGTGTTAAAATAGATTAGCATTCCTGTTTTAGGAAAAATACCAACTTGAAAGTTTATTTTTGTTGCACAACACTACTTCACGCAAAGCATGAAAGAAATATCAATTCATccgttctcccgttgcaacgcacgggcccttttgctagtaataataaagcaccgTGTGCTTCTGTCGACCGTCGTGGTTGTTTTGCACAAAACCCCCTGAAGTTTTCCAAAATCAACCAGCAGTCCcgatttaaatgaataaccaatCATTTTTGTATTGTTTACAGATAACCCCCTATGAGTTCccaaaatcaacccgcagtacatAATTAGCTGAGAGAACGAAActttttttggagtttttgtttttttggagtttttgtaaaAAACTCCTTCAGTTTTCACAAAATAAACCCGCAGTACATACTTGAGTAAAAAAAATTGTTTTCCGTATGTTTTTGAAAACCCCCTACAGTCTTTAATTAATTAATCTGTAGTTTAATTATAAgtgcaaaatactttaaaaaatcatatcttttaaacgataactccaattttacattattatatatgaaattttattagaaaaatatgtagaatctgaatataatgctagtttatctatttaattttttaaaattgtgtttataatataattttaatcaatagtgatgcgcacaattaatataatgttattttatctatttaaaaaaattataattatatttatgctgtaattttaatcaatagcgtATAATCCATTTTTTCATAACGAGGCCGGTCCATGTTGTTAATTAATCCGCAGTTCAATTATAATtaacaaatactttaaaaaattatattttttaaactgtaactctaattttaaattattacatATGCACTTTCATTCAAAAAATGTGTTGAATCGAAATATAATGTTTCTTACCTATTTAATTTTTAAATTtctatttataatgtaatttgaatctatagtgatgcgtacaatctaaatatgatgttattttacttatttaacAATTTTTAAATTATGTTTATGCAGTAAGTTTAAATAAAGGTCTTAAATCATGATTATTAGGTTATGACATGTTTGTACGGTttgctcccgttgcaacgcacgggctcttttgctagtacttTCTTCAAGGAAATATACTCGGCAAACGCACGATAAAATGACCAAACAAACGAGTTGCATAGTGCTATTCACGGGGAACTCGACAAAGGTACATGTTGCTTGGTGCTATTCTTTGGGACCTAGTGCTACGGGAAATATACTAGGCAAATATTTTTCtcctattttcttttttttcatgtcTTTTCattctttcattttattttgttagccTTTTTAGTAATGAACATTATTCAAATTTGACATGGAGTCGGGATCTCAGGGCGGAacctttcattttattttgttagccTTTCTAGTAATGAACATTATTCAAATTTGGCATGGAGTCGGGATCTCAGGGCGGAacctttcattttattttgttaaccTTTCATTTTATCTCATGTCTAAGGTGAAGTTCCATGACAAAAGATTCAGGTATCATTGCGATCAATATGACAAAAAAGACATTGGAAGGCATGGCCTcattttttggaaaaaaaaaaaCATTAGGTTTCTTTGTTTTGTGAATAGGACCCTGGCATTAAAAGAAACATCGAACATTACAAAGCACCTCTacgaaaacaaaaattacaacaaAATCCTTGAGATGCCCTTTGTCTTCAACCTCTAAACTGTGTCGACAATGCGCCGCCACTGCCGCTCCACCTTGAGCCAGCCTGATGTTGTTGGTTGCGGACGGAAAGTCGTTGAACGGGTCTAGAAGACCACATCCATCCCGGAGATGAAGAAGGAATAACCGTCAATGAAGCTCCTTGATGATCCGGTGATCCCATAGCCAGAATTAATCCTCGAGAACCACACCACTCCCACAAAAGCTTCTCGACATCGCCGCTGAGATGGGACTGAAGCCGGGAAGCTAGGATTGTTGGTGCGCATCTATACCGTCGGTATAGACCCAACTTTTTTTTGCTCAAATAACTAGCAAATAtatattatattatatatatatacgcCTACAGTTATACCGTCGGCATAGATGTTTCATGCAGTCAGGAGCTGTCGCGTGGCGGAAGATGGGCTTGTTGGTGTGCATCTATAACGACGGTTACACCGTCAGCATAGACCTGGCATTTTTTCTGACATGTGTCCTCAAGTGACAGGCACAGGTTTGACGGCGGCGGCGTCGTTAACGTCTGTCAGGTGTAGATTTTTACCGATGATGTATGTATGCCGACGGCAATATGGTTCATCTATATGAACGGTGTTACGCCGACGTACGAATTACCGGCGGTCTTACACCGACGATGGCCATCGACATAGGCCTACGCCTACGGTTTTTGGGCCTATGCCGACGGTTTTGGCCGTCGGCATAGCAGGCAATTCTGGTAGTGCGCCATCATCTGAGCGCCGCCCCCAACATGTCGTCCCAGCCCATTATTCAGACATCTGAACATGACAACGGACCATGGCGAAGCTGGTTTGAAGAGAAAAACGAGTAAAAATTATACTACATACACATGAGTCTTCTTTATAATGTTGGTAGGAGATCTACCAAATTCAATTATTAGCATGGAAGGAATACAAGAGGGCAACGCCAGGAAAGGTCTGGCGCTAAAAAGAGGAGAGAAAATGCATTCAGCCCGGATTAAATGGGATTTTGGCGCCTGCCATGTTTCACTAGTTAATCTCTTCCCTAACAATGCTAATCAGTTGGTCGGTCGTCATTTCTTAACGTCGAAAGACTCTTCTATTTCGCTCCTTCCAAATTTCCCATGCAACGAGCAGTCCTTATAAGTGGGTAGGATCCATGTGTTACTGAAAGCGAGCTGAGGCAAATCCTTGCTTAGTTTCGGAAACTTCATGAGCGATCCTCCAAACGGGTCATGAAAGAACAAGCGGGATGCAGGGAGCCCTCGTCCATATTCAGAGTATTATGGCGCTGTCGTGGCGCAAGGCTACGTGAAGAGTGTGTTGAAAAGGCACGGCCACCACCCGCACAAGCTGCAGAAGCCAATGTCGTATTGACGCAGGGATTGTATTCTTCTGTCGAGAAAAACACTGTTGGTGCGTCAATACAGAATGTGGCAGTaacatactccctctgtttcaaaataagtgtcttaactttgtactagctctaatataaaattgtattaagcttgagacagttattttgggacggaggaagtactaccTAAAGTCGACGAGGCCGTATATATTTTCCAATTATGTATATAAAGTCGACGAGGCCGTATATATTTACTTTAATCTTCCTAGAATTGGAGTAATTAATATACATAATTCTACCCGTATATATCTCAAGAAACTACACCACGGTCATGTCAATGCCGGAATAGTCGCTACTAGAAGGATCGGACGCGTTTTGTTGTGCCGTTagattaaaataaaaaaatatactcATTCTGTTTTAAaatgtattattatttttaaacgtCAAACCTTTTAAATTTAATTAAATTTGTAGATAAATAtattaaaattcataatatcaaatTGTTATGATTAGATTCATCATTAAATgaatttccattttttttgtttaaTACTATGGATGACGATattttgctctcaacttgctcaAAGTTAAAGAATTTGACTTTCCAAATGACTAATATTccttatattttgaaactaaTGGAATATTTCGTTTGATGTGCGGGAAGATGACATagtgtgttttatttttatttataattcAGTAATTTGATAGGCCTTTCGCGGTATCATTCTATATTTTATGCTAACAAACTTTATATATGTGAGAAAATTTCTACGTTGACGGCTGCATGGGCATGATTGCTATGTTTTTATAGGTTGGTTGTTATCGATTGATTTGAAAAACTGTTGGTTTGATCAAAATCATAATCCAAACCCATTGAGAAGCATAGTGTATTTATCTAAGAATTGAACGAGAGAGTTTTGAGAAACTATTGACCCGGTCAAAATCGGATAGACTGATTTTAATTGGAGTCTTGGAGACCTTAATTGGGTGTGACTTTAAAACTTAGGAGTATAGTGTTATAGAGgtataaataaaataattaaatagGAGAGCTTTGAGAAATGTTGACCATGTCTAAATAGGGTGTCACAATTTCAATTGAAGATCTCAACTGAATGTGGGCTCTGCAATTCTAGGAAGATTAGTGTTATAGTATATTGTCTAATGTTGGGCCGTTTGGTGAGTACTTTCTTCAAAAAATATACTCAGTCGTTGCCTTTGTGCTACGGGAAATATACTCGGCAAACACACGATAATGGATTTTTCCTCTCGACCGTGCCTGGTACCCTAGCCGTCAGATGAGGCCAACCTTCCAGCGTCGTCCTCCTGTGGCTCTCCTCCAGCGACGACCTTGATCGGCGGTGGTGAGGGGGTCGCCGCATCCACACGCATGGACAATTTTAGTCCAAAGTAGCTTAGTTTTTTAGGATGCTCATTGTCTTGGCTTCCACAACGGTGATGGCAACGCTGAATAAAGTTTCATCAGATCCTACTTCGACCAGGTAATTGGTCCTATGGTTGAGGATGGATCTGGAATCCAGTCTATTCAAGCAAGGAGTGTGCGGCTGCAACAACATTCTCGTGGTGGACATGTGTTCTCGGACTCCGCCGTTGCGATGACGTTTCCTCCAGCGTCGGCGCGAAGCTTGGGAGGTAGTCTAGGAGTGGATGAGGAATGTGATCTGCATTGACGGGACCTCGAAGATGGTGGATCATGTGCTTGGTCCGTGGTACGTGGATGgcaggtatggtttcctccttcgGCATTTTAGTCATGTGGGGGTGCCAAATCTGGAGTTCGATGACGTGTCCGGGGTGTTGTCCCAGTCTGATTCGTTCAACGGTAATGGTTTTGCCTTTGGCGAGCCACCTTGGGGGTTTGTAAAGCTGCATATCAGCGATGAAGCCATGTCGAGCTCGGGGTGTGGAGGTGTTGATTGCTATTGTGGTGGTGCCAAAGGCAGGTGGCGGCCGTTGGTGTGAAGCTGAGAGGTTTCTTCGGTCTTGTTTATAATTTTACTTCTTGGATCGAGTTTCTTTTGTGCAAAGGCTAGCGTTCTGCTACATATTCAGTTTTACGAGGTCGGTTTATACGTGACTTGTACTATGATTCGTATGATATACTAAATGAGACACCTATTACCATGAAAGAAAACACATGATAATGGTGAAACAAACGATTTGCCTGGTGCTATTCACCGGTAACTCGGCAAAGGTACATGTTGCTTGGTGCTATTCTTTAGGACCTATTGCTACGGGAAATATACTAGGCGGATATTTTTCTCCTATTTTCATTTTGTTCTTCTCTTTTCattctttcattttattttgttagccTTACTAGGAATGAACATTATTCAAATTTGACAGGGAGTCGGGGTCTCAGGACGGAACCTTTCATTTTATCTCATATCCAAGGTGAAGATCCATGACACAAATGTATAATTGCGAGCAACATGACAGGCAAGACCTTGGAAGGCATGGCCTTATTTTCTGTAAAAATATTAAAGGTTAGGAACAATGAAATGTGGGTTAAATGTTACAGAAATTGTACCACAAAATCATATTCGAAAGTTATGTTCAACAATGTAGGTTTTAAGTCGGATgattaatactccctctgtttttaaataCTTGTTGTTGAGGAGAACTGAGTTAGTTCTTCCGACTAACAAATATTATGGTATAAAGGGAGTATATTGTTAGTCTAACTGCATAGTGAAAGTCAAATCGAGGACGTGTGTGCCCTTATAAACCATAAAAGAGGGAATAGTCTTCGGGATAATGAAAGTAGTAACTATTGGTTCGTATTATTACCAAACTGACAACTATGATATTCCTTACTGATCATTGGATCAGATTAGGACATGTACAATGGTGTTATCTTAGGAGTGCCACataggataaatgatgaggtgaaggtgaaaaaattcgaaaaaaggctttgccttctcttatttaagagaaGACAAGATGTGATCTCTTAGCAAAATATGTCTCACCATATTTTTAGGAATAACTAATCATAAAAGATAAGGCTAAGAGATGACCCATTGTAGACTTTTTTTTTGTCATCGCTAAATTATATGCAAGATTTAAGATAAGACTATGTTATTAATTATTGTACATGTTCTTAGGGATCGTGTGGCGCGCGGCTTGGCGTAAGCATGGGTGGGTAACAGCAATTATGTCGTTAGCAAAACGATCGACGATCGAGAATAGATCAATTATGGATTTTCTAATTAACGCTCATAGTGTCAAATTGACTATAATACGCACCCCGCATGATATGTGGGCTGGCCCATCCTATCAGGTTTTTCTTCTACTTTGGTTTTTCGGCTGTTTTTTCTTGATCTTTGTTTATTTTTCTCTTGGTTTTTCAGCTAGTTTTCAACTATTCTTGAAATGTTCCCTTTTCGCAATTTTCTTTTTGTGAAACGTTTCTCATCAACTGGCAGATCCAGCACAGggcatccaccacctcaaatactTGACGCGTGTCTCCTTTCTTATTTTATCTCTTCCCCAATCGCTCAGTGCCTCCATCGTCTCGGCAACTCTGATAGTGACATAACTCATGCTCATGTAACGCCGCCCTTCATGTCAAGCTCTTCAAACGACGATGGCAACTTACACAAGTTCTTGCAACATCAGCTGTGTTGCATAAAATAATTGCAATAAAATATATGTTGCAAAAAAATTTGTTACAAGAACTTCGTTGCAAAAAATATCCTTCAACGCAACCAATTGGCAAGAAACATTCCGCAATATAACCTATGTTACAAAAAAAAACATGTAGGTGTTTATGCAACACGATCCTTGTTGCACGAAATATTCTATAAAAAATTCGGTTGCAAAAAATTCTATGGAAGTTTTCGCAACATgcactttgttgcaaaaaaaattgtaACATAACCTATGTTGCAAAAGGCCCGTCAGCCACTTTTTAACCCGACAGCCAGAGCGTAGCAGCGTGCTTGTTTCTACAACTGGAACGTTGTTTCAAAATTTTATGTGGTGAAAAGAGGCGACCGAGCTAGTGTTCGGATGGTGCACACGCGTACATCGAACGACTAATCAGATGGCGGATGATTACTACAAATCCACCGATGGATGCCCAGCAATCCCCTTTATTTTTTCTGAAAACTACGCGATATTTTTCTCAGAAGTGCATAAACATAAATCAAGTCATGCAtggtattttaaaaataataaagTTTTTTCTAAAAATCTGCACATTTTCTCTAAATACATGAACATGAACACTATtcgaaaaacatgaaaaaaattaCATATGAAGATTTTTTATATGCACCATTTTAAAACacaacacaaacattttttttctgtatgcaTATATATTTTTCCTGAGGTGTAAGATTAATTTCTTAATTTTTCCAAGATATTTTTTAACAGATTGTAATATACACAATTATCTGTTATAATTGTGTATACATAGTTGTTTAATATACAACATTATTTCTTAATATGGTATAGATACACTTTTTCTAACTTGGCATGTGCTCCAACCTGTGAGCTTTCGATGCAAAAAAAAGAGGCAAAAACCTGTGAGCTTTTACATAATCAATTTTTTTACATATTATAGtgcataaaaacagaaaaaattgtttttgaCACTCTGGATTTTGCCAATCTTTCTTTTGCTACCCCTAGATTTTCACATTTCATTTTTGCGACTCTTACTCTTTGTATCATAATTTTCATTCCGTGGCAAAAGCAAAAAATTTAGAGTGGAAAAAATGAAatataattatttttcttttgccaCAGAATGGCAATTGTTATAATTGTTAAAAGCGGAAAGCGGCATGAGCGAAATATCAAAATCTAGAGtggcaaaaagatttttcttgccAAAAAAAAGAGACCTGCCAAGACTGGCCCTTGGCAATTTATTTTACTAAAAAAACAAACACCGTGAGCAAGTTATAGGGGAGCTCCTAGTCGGCGCCTTAAGCACCAATTAGGAGAACCTGCGCCCAACGCACTGCAAAATGGGCCGGCCTAGTTTCAGGGCTGAATTtctaaataaaaaaacaaaaaagcaaaAACAGAATGAACACAAAAAGTTCATAAAAGCTAAAAATGGTTTACAAGTTTTAATAGAAAATTCACAAATTCGAAAAAAATCATTGTGATCTAAAAAAAGTTcacatttttaaaaaaaatcaaggactttgaaaattatttcatgaatttgaaaaaaaatttaaaaaaatcggTGAACTGATAAAAAGTTCACAAATCTTTAAAATGTTCATCGTTTTTTAAAAAGGTTCATCCATTTAAAAAATTCATCAAATTAtaaaaaaattcatcaaaattTTAGGAAAATTCCTCGATATTCCAAAAGGTTCATAAATGTTTAATAAAAAAATCGTAAAATTTTAAAAATGGTTCATTCAAAAGACCAGTGAAAAACCGGAACATGAAAACAATCGGAAAAACACTCTACAAAGCCGAAAATACGTGCAAAAGAAAAACGAAACGTTCAGAGCACGACATGTGGCAGCGACTGAGAACGCGTCAAGTGACGGCGCACGAGAGTGATCGCTGGGAGGCTCGGTGCAAGCTAACTAGTTGCTCTCACTTTTTTAGCATATATGTGGGCGTCTACTTTGGGCCAAAAATACCTCGCACCCTGAGGGCTCAAAAGCCCCATCGAATCGCAGCCTGTCAGCCCATGAGGCCCATAGCCTAGCCTGGTCTACGAGCTAGGACTAGGAGGAGTCCGAGAGTGAATAAAGGGAGGCGAGCGAACACTCGTCGAACCCCACCACTTGACAGGCCCACGCTCGCCGAGGAAACGGAGCACGCCCTCCCAGCCGGCAGCCGACGACGAGGGGAGCACCGGCTTGGCACCCGCCGGCGGCCGGCCATGGCGGGGCAGCCGCCGCAGGGCCCGGAGGACGACTTCCTCGACCAGTTCTTCTCCCTCACCAGCTCCctctccgccgccggccgcccctcCGGCGACCAGCCCTTCTCCCTCGCCCTCAGCCTCGACGCCGCCTCCGACGCCTCCGGCAGCAGGGGCGGCATCGGCGACGACGCCGGCAACGCCGCGGTGAGCGCCCCCCCTCCACTTTCCCCCCCTTTTCCTCTGCCCTTTTTGCGCTGCCTCTCGCGACTGGAACCCTTCGCCTCTGCAGGAGCGGGACAACGTGCAGCTCCCCGGCCTCTTCCCGCCGGTGTTCGGCGGTGGCCTGCAGCCGCCGCACCTTCGCCCCAACCACCCTCCCCCGCAGGTACGCTTCTGCAGACAAATTGTGCGTGCTTCAGCTTTCAATTTTCAGAATTTGTGCTAACTGCGTCACGCCCGGTGGCCTGTCGTGGGTTTCAGATGTTCCACGCGCAGCCGCCGAAGCAGGGCGGGCCGGCCGGCGGGCCGCAGCCGCCGGCGCCGAGGCCCAAGGTGCGGGCGCGTCGCGGGCAGGCGACCGATCCCCACAGCATCGCAGAGAGGGTAAtggaatccattcattcattcattcattcattctaCTGTTAATCTGGTCATTACTCGTTACTGTGCCTCCATGCTGTTACCAAATCAAGGGGGTCCAGGCTCGCACAGTGTCAGTCTGTGACCAAGCAATCAGCTCTAGCTTGACACCGAAGCGACTAGATTTCTGTATTCAATTGCATCAATTCACTTGCTGTACAAGTCATCACAGGTTTTAAAAATGATTTGGCGTTAGCCAAATGATGGGCACCCATTCGGCAGATGCATCTGGCGTTTTCTCTAAGGCTCGCTAAGTCACATATTGCCATGTGGTTGTAGTACGCTACATGTCTGCATGCTAGTACCTTTGACGGCTCATATGTCATTTTGCAATCCTGTTACTCGGTGAATGTTATGTGATTAATTATCAAGTATCTAACTTTTAAGGTTGGACGCCTTCTTTAAACTTAATTATCATGTGTGTCACATCTCTAGCAGCTGTATGATTGTGTTTGTATGTCAGGCCGTATTCTCCCACTCTGCATTTTTAAGCCTATTTTACGATTCTGCTAGGTGTTTATTCAGCAGTATTTGAACCATACTTGTTCCAATGCAGCTAAGAAGAGAGAGGATAGCGGAAAGGATGAGGGCCC
This region includes:
- the LOC123452725 gene encoding transcription factor UNE12-like — encoded protein: MAGQPPQGPEDDFLDQFFSLTSSLSAAGRPSGDQPFSLALSLDAASDASGSRGGIGDDAGNAAERDNVQLPGLFPPVFGGGLQPPHLRPNHPPPQMFHAQPPKQGGPAGGPQPPAPRPKVRARRGQATDPHSIAERLRRERIAERMRALQELVPNTNKTDRAVMLDEILDYVKFLRLQVKVLSMSRLGGAGAVAQLVSDIPLSVKGEASDSGGKQQIWEKWSTDGTEKQVAKLMDEDIGAAMQFLQSKALCMMPVSLAMAIYDTQHSQDGQPVKPEPNNTA